One segment of Mycobacteriales bacterium DNA contains the following:
- a CDS encoding DUF3046 domain-containing protein, translating into MRLTDFWWRMEKRFGPAYADSVARDQVLPQLGGRTVHQALAEGESAKDVWRAVCDHWEVPARER; encoded by the coding sequence GGTGGCGGATGGAGAAGCGGTTCGGGCCGGCCTACGCCGACTCCGTCGCCCGCGACCAGGTGCTGCCCCAGCTCGGCGGGCGCACGGTCCACCAGGCGCTCGCGGAGGGCGAGTCGGCCAAGGACGTGTGGCGCGCGGTCTGTGACCACTGGGAGGTGCCGGCGCGCGAGCGCTGA